In Chryseobacterium salivictor, the DNA window CCATCTTTTGCCATGAAGAAAATCTATCACGTGACTTTGGATCGGAAATTAGACAGAGCAGATTTAAATATGATTCAGGAGGGAATCCGTTTGGAAGAAGGAATTGCCGAAGTTGACAGCATTTCTTATATCGAAGGAAAACCGAAAAATGAAATCGGAATCGAATTGAGTATTGGCTGGAATAGAGTAGTACGTCGTATTTTCCAGAAGTTAGGATACGAAGTTGAATTACTTGACCGTGTATTGTTCGCCGGATTAACCAAGAAAAACATCAAACGTGGTCACTGGAGAATCTTAACTGATTTGGAAGTGAATAACCTGAAAATGCTATAATTTTTTTAATTAAAATTAAAGAAATTTAAGATAACAAAACCCCTTTTTGCTTTGTACAGAAAGGGGTTTTACTTTTAATGTAGTTTTTTTTATTTTAAAGAAAAGCTTTTTTTACATTTTTTAAATCTGAACGGAAACGAGGATTTATTGAATAACGGTGATATTTAAAATTAATAAATTACTGAGGAATTTGATGAGGAATGCTTATATTATTAAGAAAGTTGTGGGTATCATATTTTTCTGAAATTTAAAAAGAAAAACACTCCCCAAATTTGGAGAGTGTTTTAAATTTATATAAAATTTATTTAGCGAAGATCACTAATTAAATTCCATCAATGATGGTATTCAAAGTTGTTGAAGGTCTCATCGCTGCATCCGTTTTCTCTGAATTTGGCTGGTAATATCCACCGATATCCTGAGGTTTTCCCTGTGCACCAATTAACTCATCATTAATTTTTGATTCCTGATCGTGCATCGCTTTAGCCACAGGAGCGAAAATAGCAGCCATATCAGCGTTCTTCGTCTGAGAAGCCAATGCTTCTGCCCAATACATTGCCAGATAGAAGTGTGAGCCTCTGTTGTCGATAGAACCTACTTTTCTTGAGGGTGACTTGTCATTAGCCAAAAACTTCTCATTGGCGATATCCAAAGCATCTGCCAGAATCTGGGCTTTCTGGTTGTTTTGGGTTTGGGCCAAATGTTCTAAACTCGCCTGTAATGCCATGAATTCTCCTAAAGAATCCCAACGCAAATAACCTTCCTGAATAAATTGCTGGATATGTTTCGGTGCAGAACCTCCGGCTCCGGTTTCGAAAAGACCACCTCCATTCATTAAAGGAACGATAGAAAGCATTTTTGCCGAAGTTCCTAATTCTAAAATCGGGAAAAGATCCGTTAGATAGTCTCTCAATACATTGCCTGAAACTGAAATCGTATCTAGCCCTTTTCTGATTCTTTCTAAAGTGAAAGCCATCGCATCTTCGATATTCATAATCCGGATATCAAGACCGTTGGTGTCATAATCTTTCAGGTATTTCTCTACTTTCTTTATCATTTCACGGTCATGTGCTCTTTGGTTATCTAACCAGAAAACAGCAGGAGTGTCTGACAATCTGGCTCTGTTGACGGCCAATTTCACCCAATCCTGAATGGGTGCATCTTTCGCCTGGCACATTCTGAAAACGTCTCCAGCCTGAACAGGTTGTTCCATATAAACGTTTCCGGCAGCATCAGAAACTTTGACAGTTCCGGCGGCAGAAAGTTGGAAAGTTTTATCGTGAGAACCGTATTCTTCAGCTTTTTGCGCCATTAATCCAACGTTGGGAACAGAACCCATTGTTCGTGGATCCAGTGCGCCGTTTTTCTTCATATCATCAATTGCAGCTTGGTAAAATCCGGCATAACATCTGTCCGGGATCATCGCAACCGTGTCTTCTTCTTTTCCTTCTGCATTCCACATTTTACCGCCGCCTCTGATAAGTGCAGCCATAGAGGCATCAACAATAATATCAGAAGAAACGTGGAAGTTGGTGATTCCTTTGTCGGAATTTACCATCGCGATTCTCGGTCCGTTTTCAATGGTTTTTGCGATATCAGCTTTGATTTCAGCTTCTTTTTCATTGCCGGAGATTTTTTCAAAAAGCGTTGCCAATCCGAAGTTTGGATTAATATCTAATTGTTTGAAAGTATCTTTATATTTTTCAAAAACATCTTTGAAATACGTTTCTACAATAGCTCCAAAAATAATAGGATCAGAAATCTTCATCATCGTCGCTTTCAGATGCCCTGAGAGCAGAACATTTGCAGCTTTCGCTTCTGCCATGGCGTCGGAAACAAAACCTTTCAATGCAGAAAGGCTCATCACAGAAGAATCGATAATTTCCCCGGCTTTCAAAGGAGACAATCCTTTCAGTTCTTTTACAGAACCGTCATTGCCGAAAAATTCTATTTTATATTGAGTGTCGTTTTCTACTGTTACTGATTTTTCAGTACCATAAAAATCGCCACTTTTCATATTTGCTACGGTCGTTTTAGAATCTGCTGACCAAACGCCCATTTTGTGAGGATTTGCTTTTGCATAATTCTTGACCGCTTTCGGTGCTCTTCGGTCTGAATTTCCTTCTCTAAGAACAGGATTTACAGCACTGCCAAGAACTTTAGCATATTTGTTTTTAATGGTTTCTTCTTCTGCAGTTTTCGGTTCCGCGGGATAATTAGGTAAGGCAAAACCATGTTTTTGTAATTCGGCAATCGCTTCATCTAACTGAGGAACTGAGGCGGAAATATTCGGAAGTTTGATAATATTCGCTTCCGGAGTCGTTGCCAGTTGACCGAGCTCAGCCAAGGCATCTTCTACTTTTTGATCGTCTTTCAGATACTCCGGGAAATTCGCCAGGATTCTTCCGGCAAGTGAAATGTCTTTGGGTACAATTTCGATATCTGCAGTTTTAGTAAACGCTTGTACAACAGGTAAAAAAGAATGAGTAGCCAACATTGGCGCCTCGTCTGTCAAAGTGTAGACAATTTTTGATTTTTCTGCCATTATATTTGATTTTTAATTTTAAAATTAAGCACAAAAGTAGTGAATTTTAGGCAGATTCCGAACGGTTTTGCGGGATTTCTTACCGCAGATCAATGTGGTCAAAAATCATTAAAAAAGAAAAAGTCCAGATTTTGTATCTTTTATAAACTTTTGAAAGTTTTTAGAAAATGAGCCTGTATAAAAATGATAAAAAATATTTAAACCACAAAGCCGAAAAAAAATTAAAAAGAAAAGCCGCCAAAAGAGGATAAAAAATAATGTTTTAGAACTCTTTTTTTTCATCTTTTGAAAAACCTAAAAAAGGAAATAGCTTTTGTGACTTCGTGGTTTTTAAAACAATATTAAACAGGCTCTAAAGTTTTTGTTTCTTTTCATTCAATAAAAAAAGAGATCTCTTTCGAAATCTCTTTTTTTATTTTAATCGAATAAGTCTCTAACTTTTTCGAAAAATGTCTTTTCTTTTCCTGATGGTTCAGCGACCATATCGCCGTTTGCCAACTGCTTTTCGAAGAAATCTTTTTGTTCTTTCGATAAATTTTGTGGAGTCCAGACATTGATGTGAACAAACATATCGCCTGTCCCATAACTGTCGATGCTTGGTAAGCCTTTTTTAGAAAGTCTTAATATTTTTCCGGACTGTGTCCCTGCATCCACTTTTATTTTAACTTTTCCACCAACGGTCGGGATTTCTTTATGAGTTCCCAAAGCCGCTTCTGCAAAAGAAATGTATAATTCCTGGTGAAGATTATCGCCTTCTCTTTTGATGTGTGCATCAACTTCTTCCTCTACAACGACCAATAAATCTCCGGGAGTTCCACCGAACGGTGCGTCGTTTCCTTTTCCGCGAACATTCAGCTGAATGCCTTCTCTTGCTCCTGCCGGAATATTAATGGTTACTTCTTCATCCTCCTTGATCAAGCCTTGTGAGTTAGCTCCTGCTGGTATTTTATCGGCAATTTTACCAATGCCCTGACAAGTTCCACAATGCGTTTGTGTTTGCATTTGTCCGAACATGGTGTTCATCACTTTCATCTGTACGCCAGATCCGTGGCAGGTAGGGCAGGTTTTAGAAGTCGCACCGGGGGCCAGCTTCATTTTTTTAACTTTAATGGTTTTCTGCGTACCATTAACCATTTCCTCGAGGTTCAGTTTAATTCTTACTCTCAGATTGCTTCCGCGAAGCTGTTGTCTTTGCTGACCACCGCCACCGCCAAAATGTCCACCGAAAATATCACC includes these proteins:
- the dnaJ gene encoding molecular chaperone DnaJ: MSKRDYYEILEVSKSASPEEIKKAYRKMAIKFHPDKNPGDKAAEEKFKEAAEAYEVLSDGNKKARYDQYGHAGMNGGGGFGGGGFGGGMNMDDIFSQFGDIFGGHFGGGGGQQRQQLRGSNLRVRIKLNLEEMVNGTQKTIKVKKMKLAPGATSKTCPTCHGSGVQMKVMNTMFGQMQTQTHCGTCQGIGKIADKIPAGANSQGLIKEDEEVTINIPAGAREGIQLNVRGKGNDAPFGGTPGDLLVVVEEEVDAHIKREGDNLHQELYISFAEAALGTHKEIPTVGGKVKIKVDAGTQSGKILRLSKKGLPSIDSYGTGDMFVHINVWTPQNLSKEQKDFFEKQLANGDMVAEPSGKEKTFFEKVRDLFD
- a CDS encoding NADP-dependent isocitrate dehydrogenase, translated to MAEKSKIVYTLTDEAPMLATHSFLPVVQAFTKTADIEIVPKDISLAGRILANFPEYLKDDQKVEDALAELGQLATTPEANIIKLPNISASVPQLDEAIAELQKHGFALPNYPAEPKTAEEETIKNKYAKVLGSAVNPVLREGNSDRRAPKAVKNYAKANPHKMGVWSADSKTTVANMKSGDFYGTEKSVTVENDTQYKIEFFGNDGSVKELKGLSPLKAGEIIDSSVMSLSALKGFVSDAMAEAKAANVLLSGHLKATMMKISDPIIFGAIVETYFKDVFEKYKDTFKQLDINPNFGLATLFEKISGNEKEAEIKADIAKTIENGPRIAMVNSDKGITNFHVSSDIIVDASMAALIRGGGKMWNAEGKEEDTVAMIPDRCYAGFYQAAIDDMKKNGALDPRTMGSVPNVGLMAQKAEEYGSHDKTFQLSAAGTVKVSDAAGNVYMEQPVQAGDVFRMCQAKDAPIQDWVKLAVNRARLSDTPAVFWLDNQRAHDREMIKKVEKYLKDYDTNGLDIRIMNIEDAMAFTLERIRKGLDTISVSGNVLRDYLTDLFPILELGTSAKMLSIVPLMNGGGLFETGAGGSAPKHIQQFIQEGYLRWDSLGEFMALQASLEHLAQTQNNQKAQILADALDIANEKFLANDKSPSRKVGSIDNRGSHFYLAMYWAEALASQTKNADMAAIFAPVAKAMHDQESKINDELIGAQGKPQDIGGYYQPNSEKTDAAMRPSTTLNTIIDGI